The window CCATCGAGCAGGCAGAATTTAAAAACCTCGACATTGGTCATGAAAAAAATAGCTGGTTGCTCACTACGGTAAGACATCGTCTCTTGCAAGAAGTGAGGAAGGAAGGCTATCTCTCGAGAAACGCATCCCTCTCATCCTTACAACCACCaatcttcaataataatgaattcttGAGCTTGGATTTACAACAACAGGATACCTCAATTAGTAGTACCAGCACCAATTTCATgtctttgaaaagaatcggaagcaataataataataatacgGGTACCGGTACGGGTCTCAGTAGACCAAACACTCCACAATTACTAATGGCatatcaacaacaattgcAACAAATACCGTTAACATTGGAAAGAACTCGTTCCAATAATAGTCGtgattttaataataatttgataaatttgcCCGAAccaaattttggaataagTTTGGGAATTAATTCCTTGTCTTTGAACCAAAATTTCGTAGCAAGACAATGtaacaataatagtaatagCAGGATTTCTTCTCCATTAccatctaataataatacctCCACgaattataataataataataataatgcaaATGGCCTTTGGAATCAAGATCTACCAAAGAGAGACAGACttaaaagataataataacataaTCTCCCATCCTTTATacattcattttttaaCGAACACCCtatctatttatttttttaatgacAAATACTCAAGcatgaataaattattactatttacaaaatgacttatatatacataaatattttcttctctacTCCACAGTTTCCCGTCTTTCTTCTATTATCTTTCTAGAAATAGCACCATTATATTTCTTCCCCCATTCTTCATCAAGTATCCCacatttcttcaacaatttaGTAACTCTATCACTAGGTTGCGCACCAACACCAATCCAATACTTTGCCCTATTAAAATCCAATTCCACATCCTTAAACGGTAATATAcctttcttcttatcaCGTAAAGTTATAGGTGTAGGGATAGGATTGAACGTACCCAAGACTTCTAAAGGCTTCGCATCACGGGCCTTATGACTATTCGTTACAACAATGTTATAAACGGGACTATTCTTCCTGCCAAACCTAGCTAATCTTATCCGTACTAGTCCTTTCCCCATGTTATATGTGTTGCTTTGCTTGGTTCAAT is drawn from Naumovozyma castellii chromosome 10, complete genome and contains these coding sequences:
- the MRPS16 gene encoding mitochondrial 37S ribosomal protein bS16m (ancestral locus Anc_8.79); amino-acid sequence: MGKGLVRIRLARFGRKNSPVYNIVVTNSHKARDAKPLEVLGTFNPIPTPITLRDKKKGILPFKDVELDFNRAKYWIGVGAQPSDRVTKLLKKCGILDEEWGKKYNGAISRKIIEERRETVE